In Acidisarcina polymorpha, the DNA window CGACGACCTTAATTCCGGACGCTGAAACTGCGCTGAGCTTTTCAGGGTTGTTGGTCATCAAGCGTAGCGAACTGATTTTGAGGAAGGTGAGAATACGCACCGGGAGTTCATAGTCACGCAAGTCAATAGCGTGTCCTAGCAGAAGATTTGCTTCTACAGTGTCGAAGCCCTGTTCCTGAAGCTCGTAGGCACGCAGCTTCTCCAAGAGCCCAATCCCGCGGCCCTCTTGGTGCTCGTAGAGCAATACGCCCGCGCCTTCCTCAGCGATGGAACTCAGGGCTAGATGGAGCTGATCGTGACAATCGCATCGTAGCGAGTGAAAGACGTCCCCGGTGGCACATTGGGAGTGAATGCGGACAAGCGGCGGAGCACTGTGAATATCACCGAGAACCAAGGCAAGTGCAGTTTCTTTGCGAGGGCCTTTCGTTTTATGGTCTTTCCGCGCGCCCTCGAAGGCCAGTAGTCGAAAACTGGCCCATTGTGTCGGAAGACTTATATCAGCGAGTTGGGTAATCTCCATCAACTTAAGGACGAGTCTATTTCCTGGCGCGGTTCTAGTTGTCGCCAGATTGTCTCAGCCTGGTCATCCCAATGTTGAAGGCATTGCTTCTATCATTCCACTGAGCTTCTATCATTCCACTGATCAGTTGAATGATCTGTGAAACTGGATGATCAGTGGAACGACTCTCCCACCATCTCT includes these proteins:
- the ribA gene encoding GTP cyclohydrolase II, producing the protein MEITQLADISLPTQWASFRLLAFEGARKDHKTKGPRKETALALVLGDIHSAPPLVRIHSQCATGDVFHSLRCDCHDQLHLALSSIAEEGAGVLLYEHQEGRGIGLLEKLRAYELQEQGFDTVEANLLLGHAIDLRDYELPVRILTFLKISSLRLMTNNPEKLSAVSASGIKVVERLSADVLASPYSARYTATKRDKLGHLSSVSSRIPSVGNEAPSVHG